One genomic window of Panicum hallii strain FIL2 chromosome 6, PHallii_v3.1, whole genome shotgun sequence includes the following:
- the LOC112897181 gene encoding cinnamoyl-CoA reductase 1-like yields the protein MGFDNRFDDRASGPSHTVCVTGAGGFIASWLVKLLLEKGYTVRGTVRNPDDDAKNAHLKALDGAVERLTLVRADLLDKESLAAAFRGCEGVFHTASPVTDDPEKMIEPAVDGTRNVINAAADVGSVRRVVFTSSIGAVYMDPRRSPNEEVDETCWSDLEYCKNTKNWYCYAKTVAEQAAWELAKQRRLDLVVVNPSLVLGPLLQPAVNASTWHILKYLDGSVQTYADAAQAYVHVRDVADAHARVYEEPGARGRYLCAGRMLHRGEVCRILAKLFPDYPVPSKCKGRAGETNKGCRFSGRQLAELGVGVTPASLCLYDAVTSLQVKGLLPRRAAAVADPSVIS from the exons ATGGGTTTTGACAACAGATTCGACGACCGCGCCTCTGGCCCGAGCCACACTGTCTGCGTCACCGGAGCCGGAGGGTTCATCGCGTCCTGGCTTGTCAAGCTCCTCCTTGAGAAAGGCTACACCGTGCGGGGCACTGTCAGGAACCCAG ATGATGATGCAAAGAACGCGCACCTGAAAGCGTTGGATGGAGCGGTAGAGCGGCTGACCCTGGTGCGGGCAGACCTGCTGGACAAGGAGAGCCTCGCCGCCGCGTTCCGAGGCTGCGAGGGCGTCTTCCACACCGCCTCCCCCGTCACGGACGACCCG GAGAAAATGATCGAGCCGGCAGTGGACGGGACGAGGAACGTGATCAATGCCGCTGCGGACGTCGGAAGCGTCCGGCGTGTGGTGTTCACCTCGTCGATCGGCGCCGTGTACATGGACCCTCGCCGCAGCCCCAACGAAGAGGTAGACGAGACGTGCTGGAGCGACCTGGAGTACTGCAAGAACACCAAG AACTGGTACTGCTACGCGAAGACGGTGGCGGAGCAGGCGGCATGGGAGCTCGCCAAACAACGGCGGCTGGACCTCGTCGTCGTGAACCCGTCGCTGGTGCTCGGCCCGCTGCTGCAGCCGGCGGTGAACGCCAGCACGTGGCACATCCTCAAGTACCTCGACGGCTCGGTGCAGACGTACGCCGACGCCGCGCAGGCGTACGTGCACGTCCGCGACGTCGCcgacgcgcacgcgcgcgtgtACGAGGAGcccggcgcgcggggccggtaCCTCTGCGCGGGGCGCATGCTGCACCGCGGCGAGGTGTGCCGCATCCTCGCCAAGCTGTTCCCGGACTATCCGGTTCCGAGCAAATGCAAGGGCAGGGCGGGGGAGACGAACAAGGGGTGCCGGTTCAGCGGCCGGCAGCTGGCCGAGCTCGGCGTCGGGGTCACGCCGGCGAGCCTCTGCCTGTACGATGCGGTCACGAGCCTCCAGGTCAAGGGCCTGcttccacgtcgcgccgccgctgttGCCGATCCTTCTGTCATCTCGTGA